One part of the Aurantibacillus circumpalustris genome encodes these proteins:
- a CDS encoding nucleoside-diphosphate kinase, with amino-acid sequence MTGNITFTMIKPDAVEANNIGPILAMINKAGFNILAMKYMRLTKEQAGQFYAVHKERPFYGELTEYMSSGPIVAAILTKPNAVADYRQLIGATDPTKADEGTIRKVFAKSIAANAVHGSDSNENAQIESNFFFSELERF; translated from the coding sequence ATGACAGGAAATATTACATTTACAATGATTAAACCTGATGCTGTTGAAGCCAACAACATTGGTCCTATTTTAGCTATGATAAACAAAGCCGGATTTAATATTTTGGCAATGAAATACATGCGTTTAACAAAAGAGCAAGCTGGTCAGTTTTATGCTGTTCACAAAGAACGCCCTTTCTATGGTGAGCTTACAGAATATATGAGTAGTGGGCCTATTGTTGCAGCTATATTAACTAAACCAAATGCAGTTGCTGATTACCGCCAATTAATTGGAGCTACTGATCCAACCAAAGCAGACGAAGGAACAATTCGTAAAGTTTTTGCAAAATCAATTGCTGCTAACGCTGTACACGGTAGTGATAGCAATGAAAACGCTCAAATAGAATCCAATTTTTTCTTTTCTGAACTCGAAAGATTCTAA
- a CDS encoding T9SS type A sorting domain-containing protein, whose translation MSQRITKVLALIALSGLTGLLNAQTMKWKPAGPIYNAGRARNIIVDQSDSKVLYVGSASSGIFKSKNGGIKWYPLNDQAVVRNISYLAQGSDGTIYVGTGEGFLRPGQKAKAQVGTGLYKLNQADSSLTLLVSSSVVGTEINRVACSPSNANYVALATNLGIFVSSNGGGAFTQVSLPQAPSGSGVSGQDVKFNSNGILYCSIGSYAGTTSSLSISKVYKSTDATASTFTNITPTSSLIDANYGRIELAIAPSNQDVIYASCANNYVVPSSATLKGLFVSYDAGSTWGLILQGSSQLDPLSNGGTIASGDYAHVIMVDPNNKDILFFGGYSFYVFFKTGGTNLSPVGNWVNASQSFFANNQSYLHENIHDIKVIPGAPNSKYYFVTDAGVYRSIDLSFANQNSFPSYQPFYKGMVTGQFNSVSIERFPIGKNVGNDTAGVKVTPYSGFIGGTGGNGLNYYSGLDTIVSKELSYLDADVYNSEYSKILPNAAFASRGDGRVYRSTNIKTSPPTALNSNKYTGVLSKISPTSETFTNYIGSTSGTAFRLWEYYGQTISPSSSVALVAPDSVVFYNDTIRYQASMSGVTTGLAELTTKTTFTFSTSRPNQYALIDSIVVRTGTVQLPITGTYANLQTPFLESDSRTIYARAIDKSFSSITTTTVMPCITVGASTVPVNFTLNPSTLIDNISVTFTAPPFATKTITQYPATATGTSIVVPDAATYYRVFATIFYKYQLNDVVSVVDDNISTKTTTYKLPLTKTTNWRYGSFPARTIASTSALSVTSPTYVLMNNSKLLSGDTVKQSSPTFTVKPYSTTSYTIHALGDYTLKAIPIVYKLSTDPLTYTLTAPINTNVTSPDYTLNPGAITQSANPEFTVMPLSPSQTTYTILSGTGSNSMSTTFTIGAPILSINPSANTQSLSSSNSFSLTVNPTVTTTYTLSHASGTVSSLVTTSSLQTSTISIGSSTYIVNPTNDIGIDVTDIKVNVKGLYTYTVLSLSSNTLAGRDTSKVYKTTGVNPNLSIVTTTVVTFGDVPLNPNNPTKKAPMIASARLAMILRHPGVTGGADAIVVSKNPLALNDPLSFVRVSQSGAYSDDASGNPTTNVVSYSDKPTTLEWSKSGTEIYFATVPSTTAAPQIYKLYRVSHITTIMDLTPSSYSGKFYTDIFTYTNSAVGYSTNPNPVSPYRTTLIGSFDKPITSISVSNDGKNLAVTFNGASTGTTGTVMYNKNDASKSNQTNIVWEDKQGSLANAVTYCSMMEKGNDKIVFVGTDNGMFYTSDITSGSWSSVNSSSTDQLPKVQIFDIKQQILNPGDCYNSGQIYVATNGRGVWTTGTYFTAYAVGVEEKQKPIAGKNLSLYPNPTNGNVNIAFSGVEGETAILQVMDISGRVVISEDLGKMTGGDFNHQFETNTLNAGVYIVNIQSNAKVKRVTKLIVTK comes from the coding sequence ATGTCACAAAGAATTACTAAAGTTTTAGCCCTTATTGCTTTAAGCGGATTAACTGGCCTTTTGAATGCACAAACAATGAAATGGAAACCTGCTGGACCCATATACAATGCCGGTAGAGCCCGAAACATTATTGTTGATCAAAGCGACTCTAAAGTGCTCTATGTTGGAAGCGCATCCAGTGGTATCTTCAAATCAAAAAATGGAGGGATAAAATGGTACCCCCTTAACGATCAGGCTGTGGTAAGAAACATAAGTTACTTAGCCCAAGGGTCTGATGGTACAATTTATGTTGGAACTGGTGAAGGTTTTTTAAGGCCTGGGCAAAAGGCCAAGGCTCAAGTTGGTACAGGTTTATACAAATTAAACCAAGCTGATTCTTCTTTAACTTTGCTAGTATCAAGTAGCGTTGTAGGAACTGAGATAAATCGTGTTGCCTGTAGTCCTTCTAATGCAAATTATGTTGCTTTGGCCACCAACCTTGGTATTTTTGTGTCGAGCAATGGTGGAGGTGCTTTTACACAGGTTAGTTTGCCACAAGCACCTTCTGGTTCAGGAGTTTCAGGACAAGACGTTAAATTTAACTCAAATGGAATACTCTACTGCTCTATTGGTTCTTATGCTGGAACGACTTCATCTTTATCAATTAGTAAAGTTTATAAGTCAACAGATGCAACAGCTTCTACTTTTACAAATATAACACCTACATCAAGTTTAATTGATGCGAATTATGGCCGTATTGAATTAGCTATAGCGCCTTCTAATCAAGATGTTATTTATGCCTCTTGCGCAAATAACTATGTTGTCCCTAGCTCTGCGACACTGAAAGGTTTATTTGTTTCTTATGATGCGGGTTCTACTTGGGGGTTAATTCTGCAAGGATCTTCCCAGTTAGATCCCCTCTCAAACGGAGGTACTATAGCTTCAGGTGATTACGCACATGTTATAATGGTTGATCCAAATAACAAAGATATTTTATTCTTTGGCGGTTATTCCTTTTATGTGTTTTTTAAAACAGGTGGTACAAACCTGAGCCCAGTGGGTAATTGGGTAAACGCTTCTCAAAGTTTTTTCGCAAATAATCAGTCTTATTTGCATGAAAATATTCACGATATTAAAGTGATACCTGGCGCGCCAAACTCTAAGTATTATTTTGTTACAGACGCAGGAGTATACAGGTCAATCGATCTAAGTTTTGCTAATCAGAATTCATTTCCATCCTACCAGCCTTTTTACAAAGGAATGGTTACTGGACAGTTTAACTCGGTGAGTATCGAAAGGTTTCCAATTGGAAAAAATGTTGGCAATGATACCGCTGGTGTAAAAGTTACCCCGTATTCTGGATTTATTGGCGGGACCGGTGGTAATGGACTTAATTATTATAGTGGTTTAGACACTATTGTTAGTAAAGAATTAAGCTATTTAGACGCGGATGTATATAACTCTGAGTACTCTAAGATTCTCCCAAATGCTGCCTTTGCAAGTAGAGGAGATGGAAGAGTATACAGATCGACCAATATTAAGACATCTCCACCTACAGCTTTAAACTCAAATAAATATACAGGTGTGCTTTCTAAAATATCTCCGACCTCAGAAACTTTTACTAATTATATTGGGTCTACAAGTGGTACAGCATTTAGACTGTGGGAGTATTATGGTCAAACAATCTCCCCTTCTTCAAGCGTTGCTTTAGTTGCACCGGATTCAGTAGTATTCTACAACGATACAATAAGATACCAGGCTTCAATGTCAGGAGTTACAACAGGTCTTGCTGAACTAACTACAAAAACAACTTTTACATTTTCAACCTCAAGGCCAAATCAATATGCCTTGATTGATAGCATTGTTGTAAGAACAGGAACTGTTCAGTTACCAATTACTGGTACATACGCAAATCTTCAAACCCCGTTCCTAGAATCTGATAGTCGAACAATTTACGCGAGAGCAATTGACAAGTCATTTTCATCTATTACCACCACCACCGTGATGCCGTGCATAACGGTTGGAGCATCAACTGTGCCGGTTAATTTCACACTCAACCCCTCAACACTGATAGATAATATTTCTGTCACATTTACCGCGCCTCCTTTTGCAACAAAAACAATCACACAGTACCCTGCAACAGCTACGGGAACGTCTATTGTTGTGCCTGATGCGGCTACTTATTATAGGGTTTTCGCTACCATATTTTACAAATACCAACTTAATGACGTGGTCTCGGTAGTTGATGATAATATTTCAACAAAAACCACTACATATAAATTACCTTTAACTAAAACGACTAATTGGCGCTATGGTTCTTTCCCTGCTCGTACCATAGCTTCTACTTCCGCTTTGTCGGTTACCAGTCCCACTTATGTTTTAATGAACAACTCCAAACTTTTGAGTGGTGATACCGTAAAACAATCCTCTCCGACTTTCACTGTGAAACCATACTCAACCACATCATATACTATTCATGCTTTGGGTGATTATACTTTGAAAGCTATACCGATTGTGTATAAACTAAGTACCGATCCTTTAACCTATACTTTAACTGCACCTATTAATACAAATGTCACATCGCCTGATTATACTCTAAACCCAGGTGCAATTACTCAATCCGCGAATCCTGAATTTACGGTGATGCCTCTGAGCCCATCGCAAACCACTTATACAATTTTATCAGGAACCGGTTCAAATTCCATGTCAACGACATTTACTATTGGCGCACCAATCCTTAGCATTAACCCGTCTGCTAATACGCAATCACTTAGCAGTTCTAACTCTTTTAGTCTCACTGTTAACCCGACGGTAACTACCACTTACACATTATCGCACGCAAGTGGAACAGTAAGTTCATTGGTAACCACAAGTAGTTTACAAACATCCACCATTTCTATCGGTAGTTCTACCTATATAGTTAACCCGACAAATGACATAGGAATAGATGTAACCGATATTAAAGTGAATGTAAAAGGACTTTATACATATACTGTACTAAGTTTAAGTTCAAATACTCTAGCTGGAAGAGATACAAGTAAAGTCTATAAAACCACTGGAGTAAACCCTAATCTTTCCATCGTTACAACAACCGTTGTCACTTTTGGTGACGTTCCATTAAATCCAAATAACCCAACAAAGAAAGCACCAATGATTGCCTCAGCAAGATTGGCAATGATTTTAAGGCATCCTGGTGTCACTGGTGGTGCAGATGCTATTGTTGTCTCTAAAAATCCGTTAGCTTTAAACGACCCTCTTTCTTTTGTTAGAGTGAGTCAAAGTGGTGCTTATTCGGATGATGCTTCTGGTAATCCAACAACAAATGTGGTAAGTTATTCAGATAAACCTACTACTTTGGAATGGAGCAAAAGCGGTACGGAAATATACTTTGCTACCGTTCCTAGTACAACCGCAGCGCCTCAGATTTACAAGTTATATCGTGTTTCACATATAACAACAATCATGGATTTAACGCCTTCATCGTATTCCGGTAAATTTTACACAGATATTTTCACATACACTAATAGCGCTGTTGGTTATTCAACCAATCCAAACCCAGTTTCTCCCTACCGTACAACTTTGATTGGAAGCTTTGATAAACCAATCACCAGTATTAGTGTTAGTAACGATGGGAAAAATTTAGCAGTAACCTTTAATGGCGCATCAACTGGAACAACAGGAACTGTAATGTATAATAAAAACGATGCTTCAAAATCGAACCAAACAAATATTGTTTGGGAAGACAAACAAGGTTCGCTTGCAAATGCAGTTACTTATTGTTCCATGATGGAAAAAGGAAATGACAAAATAGTATTTGTTGGAACAGACAACGGAATGTTTTATACTTCAGATATTACCTCTGGTTCGTGGAGTTCTGTAAATAGTTCATCGACCGATCAATTACCAAAAGTTCAGATCTTTGACATCAAACAACAAATACTTAATCCAGGTGACTGTTATAATTCAGGTCAAATCTATGTTGCAACAAACGGACGTGGAGTTTGGACTACAGGAACTTATTTTACAGCTTATGCTGTAGGTGTTGAAGAAAAACAAAAACCAATTGCGGGTAAAAATCTAAGCCTATACCCAAATCCAACAAATGGTAATGTAAATATTGCTTTTTCAGGTGTTGAAGGGGAAACAGCTATTCTACAAGTTATGGATATCAGCGGTCGCGTAGTGATATCAGAAGATCTTGGGAAGATGACTGGTGGTGATTTTAACCATCAATTTGAAACAAATACACTTAATGCTGGAGTTTATATTGTTAATATTCAAAGTAACGCTAAGGTTAAACGTGTTACTAAACTAATTGTAACGAAATAA
- the murQ gene encoding N-acetylmuramic acid 6-phosphate etherase, with amino-acid sequence MKTTEADSFYDNLEKMSVSELLINMNKEDKTVPNAIEKVIPQIELLVNQIVIKLNSGGRLFYMGAGTSGRLGIVDASECPPTYGIDHGIVIGIIAGGDEAIRKAVEFAEDDVHQGWLDLKKNKINSKDVVIGIAASGSTPYVIGALQACNENNIVTACITCNPKSELAKVSKFPIEVIVGPEFVTGSTRMKSGTAQKLVLNMISTSVMIKLGRVKGNKMVDMQLSNDKLVDRGTQMLMKNAGINDYEEAKNLLLKHGSVRKATEAYKK; translated from the coding sequence ATGAAAACCACTGAGGCAGATTCCTTTTACGATAATCTTGAAAAAATGAGCGTTTCAGAATTGCTCATTAACATGAATAAGGAGGATAAAACGGTTCCCAACGCGATTGAAAAAGTTATCCCTCAAATTGAATTGCTTGTAAATCAAATTGTCATAAAGTTAAATAGCGGCGGTAGATTATTCTACATGGGCGCCGGAACAAGTGGAAGACTAGGTATTGTAGACGCTAGTGAATGTCCGCCCACCTATGGAATTGATCACGGGATCGTTATAGGAATTATTGCCGGTGGTGATGAAGCTATTAGAAAAGCTGTAGAATTTGCAGAAGACGATGTCCATCAAGGTTGGCTCGATCTTAAAAAGAACAAGATAAATTCAAAAGATGTTGTGATAGGAATAGCTGCATCAGGCTCAACTCCATATGTTATAGGTGCCTTGCAAGCCTGTAACGAAAATAATATTGTAACCGCATGCATAACTTGCAACCCGAAAAGTGAATTAGCCAAAGTTTCTAAGTTTCCAATTGAAGTTATTGTTGGTCCCGAATTCGTCACAGGCTCCACACGTATGAAAAGTGGCACCGCTCAAAAACTTGTTTTAAATATGATCTCAACTTCTGTAATGATAAAGTTGGGACGAGTTAAAGGAAATAAAATGGTTGACATGCAACTGAGCAACGACAAGCTTGTTGATCGCGGAACGCAAATGCTAATGAAAAATGCTGGCATTAACGATTACGAGGAGGCTAAAAATCTGTTATTAAAACACGGCAGTGTACGAAAGGCAACAGAAGCTTATAAAAAATAA
- a CDS encoding exonuclease domain-containing protein, protein MKIKLHKPLIFLDIEATGLSIGSDRIVEICLLKLNVDNTTETKILRINPEIPIPDVVSKIHGIYDKDISDAITFKQAAPELLRFIGNSDFAGYNSNKYDIPLLAEEFLRAEVDFDLEGRKLVDVQNIFHFMEPRNLKAAYKFYCDKPLENAHSAEADVVATFEVFKAQLEKYEGLEMTDDKGKTYQPVVNDISKLSDFSARAKNVDLAGRIVFNEKGQEVFSFGKHKDKPVVEVFAKEPSYYSWMMNGDFPLYTKKVITKLRLRMKLL, encoded by the coding sequence ATGAAAATTAAACTCCATAAACCACTTATTTTTTTAGACATTGAAGCCACTGGTCTTAGCATTGGTTCAGATAGGATAGTTGAAATTTGTCTTCTTAAACTGAATGTAGATAATACCACAGAAACCAAAATTTTAAGAATAAACCCCGAAATACCAATACCAGATGTGGTTTCAAAGATTCACGGAATTTATGATAAAGATATTTCAGATGCTATAACGTTTAAGCAAGCGGCGCCTGAATTATTGAGATTTATTGGTAATTCTGATTTTGCAGGATACAATTCAAATAAATATGATATACCTTTATTAGCAGAAGAGTTTTTAAGAGCTGAGGTAGATTTTGATTTAGAAGGAAGAAAGTTGGTAGACGTTCAGAATATTTTCCATTTTATGGAGCCAAGAAATTTAAAGGCGGCTTACAAATTTTATTGCGATAAACCTTTGGAGAATGCGCACAGTGCTGAAGCAGATGTAGTTGCCACCTTTGAAGTTTTTAAAGCGCAATTAGAGAAATACGAAGGACTTGAAATGACGGATGATAAAGGAAAAACCTACCAACCTGTTGTAAATGATATTTCTAAGTTGAGTGATTTTAGTGCAAGAGCTAAAAACGTTGATCTTGCAGGCAGAATTGTATTTAATGAAAAAGGGCAGGAAGTTTTTAGTTTTGGAAAACATAAAGATAAACCAGTTGTCGAGGTGTTTGCAAAAGAGCCTTCATACTACAGTTGGATGATGAATGGAGACTTTCCACTCTACACAAAAAAGGTAATTACTAAACTTCGATTGCGAATGAAATTACTTTAG